From the genome of Vicia villosa cultivar HV-30 ecotype Madison, WI linkage group LG2, Vvil1.0, whole genome shotgun sequence, one region includes:
- the LOC131649980 gene encoding zinc finger BED domain-containing protein RICESLEEPER 1-like, translating to MYSKKIKNRNHDKGQPFLLPTISEGKQELGIGTYNPENVKKLIAEAIIMHDYPLSIVDHVSLKRVFVSLQPLFKVPTRNTIKKEVLKVYDFEKKYATKMLDSHEGRVAVTTDMWTSSKKKGYMELTAHYIDGSWTLQSQILRFIYVPAPHTSERLAEALVNCLMDWNIDSKLCTVTLDNCSTNDSMIRKIKDKLSLESLIMDGSLLHMCCCAHILILIVQEGIQVIKDGIENIWDSWKFAKDVCECLKLFNEVTELISGTKYPTANLYFPKICKIKLAIEEWKMSSNSIIEVMATKMMKKFQNYWSGVHDMMGVDAVLDPRKKMAVLNFWFPKLYGEDSSAQVSRIREMCYDLLNDYQQIKLRDAQPTSPSIGTTTVVDDEAEFDAYIETIADNSSSSVKYELDHHLKEPVIKKTPEFDILNWWKVNGVVYPTLQAISRDVLVIPISTVASESAFSNSGRILSLHRSRLNWTTVEALMCARSWLWAAQNNETSRVTEEIATVLNEMESDDEGIL from the exons ATGTATTCAAAAAAGATCAAGAATAGAAACCATGACAAAGGACAACCATTTCTCCTGCCTACTATTTCAGAAGGAAAGCAAGAGTTGGGAATTGGAACTTATAATCCAGAAAATGTGAAGAAGTTGATTGCTGAAGCTATTATTATGCACGATTATCCACTGTCAATTGTGGATCACGTTAGTCTTAAAAGAGTATTTGTTTCTCTCCAACCATTGTTTAAAGTTCCTACCAGAAACACAATCAAGAAGGAGGTATTGAAAGTTTATGATTTTGAGAAAAAATATGCTACGAAGATGTTAGATAGCCATGAAGGAAGAGTGGCGGTTACCACAGATATGTGGACTTCAAGCAAAAAAAAAGGGTATATGGAACTTACGGCTCACTATATTGATGGCTCGTGGACTTTACAGAGTCAAATCTTGAG gtTCATTTATGTTCCAGCCCCTCACACTAGTGAAAGACTTGCTGAAGCACTTGTTAATTGTTTAATGGACTGGAACATTGATTCAAAGCTTTGTACTGTTACTTTAGATAATTGTAGCACAAATGACTCCATGATTAGGAAAATTAAGGATAAGTTGTCGTTGGAAAGTTTGATAATGGATGGGTCTTTGTTACATATGTGTTGTTGTGCACACATCCTTATTTTAATTGTTCAGGAGGGGATACAAGTGATTAAGGATGGAATAGAAAATATTTGGGATAGT TGGAAATTTGCCAAAGATGTTTGTGAGTGCTTGAAATTGTTTAATGAAGTAACTGAGTTGATTTCTGGTACAAAATATCCAACTGCCAACTTGTACTTTCCTAAGATTTGTAAGATTAAGTTGGCAATAGAGGAATGGAAAATGTCCTCCAATTCAATTATTGAGGTTATGGCcacaaaaatgatgaaaaaatttcaaaattattggAGTGGTGTTCATGATATGATGGGAGTTGATGCAGTTTTGGATCCTAGGAAGAAGATGGCTGTACTTAATTTCTGGTTTCCTAAGTTGTATGGTGAAGATTCAAGTGCACAAGTTAGTAGAATCAGAGAGATGTGTTATGATTTGCTCAATGATTATCAACAGATTAAACTTAGAGATGCACAACCTACTTCTCCATCCATTGGTACAACTACTGTTGTTGATGATGAGGCTGAATTTGATGCATACATTGAGACGATTGCAGACAACTCAAGTTCAAGTGTTAAGTATGAGTTGGATCATCATTTGAAGGAGCCGGTTATAAAAAAAACTCCAGAATTTGATATTTTGAATTGGTGGAAGGTAAATGGAGTTGTGTATCCAACACTTCAAGCAATCTCAAGAGATGTGTTAGTTATTCCTATCTCTACAGTAGCTTCTGAATCGGCCTTCAGTAATAGTGGTCGAATATTGAGTCTTCATCGTAGCCGACTTAACTGGACTACCGTAGAGGCTTTGATGTGTGCTAGGAGTTGGCTATGGGCTGCTCAGAATAATG AAACTTCTAGAGTTACAGAAGAAATTGCTACTGTGTTGAATGAAATGGAGTCTGACGATGAAGGTATTCT CTGA
- the LOC131652048 gene encoding uncharacterized protein LOC131652048 gives MATSFVPLSVSVGGSHLKSSDLFLGKRNSSLFLGPKLAVQRKSNIASRRNLASPLRAEYRDDGRIGGGEFVAGFLLGGAIFGAVAYTFAPQIRRTLLNEDEHGFMRGRRPRYYDEELEPKEALLEKVGQINAAIDNISSRLRGNNKKVPAAAPRRTDPEYDGI, from the exons ATGGCGACTTCTTTCGTGCCACTATCCGTTTCAG TTGGTGGATCTCATCTCAAGTCATCTGATCTGTTTTTAGGAAAGCGTAATTCATCTCTGTTTTTAGGACCTAAGCTTGCTGTTCAAAGGAAATCAAACATTGCGAGCAGAAGGAACCTCGCTTCACCGCTTCGTGCTGAATACCG TGATGACGGAAGAATTGGAGGCGGGGAATTCGTTGCTGGCTTTCTTCTGGGTGGTGCTATTTTTGGAGCCGTGGCTTATACTTTTGCTCCCCAG ATCAGAAGAACTTTGCTAAATGAAGATGAACATGGGTTTATGAGGGGCAGAAGACCAAGGTATTATGACGAAGAGCTCGAG CCCAAGGAGGCCTTGCTTGAAAAAGTTGGCCAAATAAACGCTGCCATTGATAATATATCTTCACGTCTGAGAGGTAACAACAAGAAAGTGCCTGCTGCTGCCCCTAGAAGAACTGATCCTGAATATGATGGGATATAA